The Ziziphus jujuba cultivar Dongzao chromosome 1, ASM3175591v1 genome segment ACAGAAGCTATGCAAATTCGAAGCAGGAccatttttttggaaatatatggaaaaatggAAATGAGAGAAATGGTGAAGCTCTATCTCTCCCtacctatatatgtatataattgccATTACTATTACTGAGAAAATCTTTTTCCCAGAAAAAATCACAAATTGAATAGACTAATTTTAACCAGGATCTTGATCATTAGGTGCAAATTAATTACTAGACAATTTAATGGGCGTTAAAGATAAAGATCAAGCATGCTTTAACTGAAGGGATAAGAGATAAAGCCCGttaatttctttatcaaatggaaaaaaagctATATGAATCATAATCAACTGCACTTGTATTCTGTATTTAtcaaatacttttttattttattcatgagTAAGATTTTAACTAATTACTATATGCTTGAAGAAGCTTTCAGGTGAATAAGATTTTGCCTTAGGCTTAAATccacataaaaatattagtatatatatggCTTTGGTAATTTAATGTGAACCCATTAAATGAAATGACATGAAAACAAATCTCAGAGCTTggtaaaaaaaggaaaaaataaatttgaaaagataaaaagatgATGCTTGAAACCTACCATAACAAATCTATTTTGGAAATTAAGGAGAAATAaagaaggaattttttttttaaaaggaaatatttttttttttttttgactgtaTGGCATTGATTTGTGATAGAATGGAATAAATTCTAACAAAAAAGCAGGATGATCCAAGCTCCTTCCTGCCTTTAGTGCAATAGCCAttcatacatataatataattaaagctaattaatgaaataatcccctgcaaaattcacaaaaaccaaaaaataaaaaataaaaaaaataaacagagagagagagagagagagagagacgaaaggaaaagaaaagaaaaggatctGAACAAGGACACGAGAAAGAATCCTAATAAATCTGATTCAATTGATTAATGTGGTAAATGGAAAAACTAGTTCTCTCTATACATCCTAGGCGGGGCAGTTTATATTGAGCAACCATGCGGCTTATTATTTGTAATGAAAAAGCACCATTACTACTTCCAAATTCAGAGCTTTAtactttaaaaatcaaataaaattgaaaacagagtaatgaaaaaaaataaaaataaaaataaaaaggacaaaaatataaagaaaccaaaaagaaaactcaaattaaaaataagaaaaagtaaGCGTCGTTATTATAAACGATTATTAGGAATTACAATTCACCGTATCAAATTGAAGAGCACCAATAGTGCCGCCTTCAGGAAGATTGCCATTACAAATAAGTCGCTTATTTTGGTGATGCCAAGCTTCTGATATGGATATTCCATGATTTCCAGGTACTAATGCCACGTAGAAATATCCTTGTTCATCGTCAAAAACATGCACAAATTTCCATTCCACAACGTAATCAGCACTCTCATAAAAATGGTATGTCATGGTCGTTAACTGCTCAACATCCTTCGGTGGTTTATAGCACAATTCAAATCCTTCTCTCACAATATCCAATCCTTCAAGCTTCAAAGAATCATAATATTTCTGAAATGCCAAAATCACTACCCTATTATTAGCATTAATTCCATTATTAGCATTCTGATCCAACGCTGTTATAAGAGCTCCTGAGTCAATAATGAAACCCCCAAATCCACCTTGTTTGACACTAAAAGTTTCGGCGGAAACCCGTGCAGGTTCTGTCCACAACACTTACATCTAGCAGGTCCAAATAGTAGTAATAAGCTCCTGAAGGTGTTACTAACGGTGTTGAACAATTTGATATGTTGTTTTTGGAATGTCACttccaaaactttaaaaaatttgattcttGATTGATTCGGAAAAATGAGGGTAAGCAGTAGGAGAAACTATTCTGGACTGCATCATTCAATTGGCTCAGAACTGAAACAGGGGATTTGCTCAAGCCCATCATTCCAAATATTGAGCCCTGGCATTGGTGATGTTGATGGAACCATTGGATTCTATTGGCTTGAGTGAGATTTCCAGGATACAGAGGAGATTCAGGGGAGTCTCCAGGAATGAGCTCCATGCTAAACCCAGTTggttttgatgaaattaaatgAAACTGAGAGATTTGTTCGAGGTAAAGAAATAGAGTTATGCCCAACAGAGGTTGCATTTTTGCCATTTAAGATGAAATGAGTGAGCTTGCAGTGAATTGCATTGCAGAGAGTACTCCAACTActcttattatatataaagatggAGATCAGGCTTGCTTAATTAAGGAACATGTAACATAAAGTGGCACAAATTGGTAAAATTGATGAATGCATATATGCTGCTTGTATCATAAATGTTTCAgtataatttatacataatgTTAATGTTAATacgtataaataaaaaattgtaaaaaaataacaaatattaatttttttattttattttatttttttggtcaacaagGACAAAGTGGACTAGAGTGAAGGAAAATATAACAGAGCAGAAACAGGGAAATAAAGTAAACCATTGCGGAATTTAAGGGTTTTTAAAGGCTCTCTTTTCTCTGGAAACCTTTTTTTCATAGATAAATTAGCTGCATTCCAACTCTTTCTCAGTAGCGGTGGTTGCTAAACTCATCAACCATCCCCACTGATCTCTTCTTCATTGTCATAAAATCAAGTATTGCATAGCCTTAGAAATTCATACACCACCAGGCACATTtataaaacaacaaatttacagAAAAAAGCATTCCACATTACTCACAAAATTTCTCAAAGGTTAGTACTCTGAACAATCCTAGAAACTCAAATACTtggaaattaaaattcaatgcaaaagaagaagaagaagaagaaatttcaaCAGGTAAAATAATTAACAACTTTAGGATTAGAAACTCGAAAGAACCTAAACGACATTGGATTTTCAGAGATGAAATTCAAGTGTGTTCGAGTTAAGCTTATGTCGCTTCAAGTTGGTTCATCTAATCCAATAGTAAACAAGCAAATAAACATCTAACACTAAAGACATACAAGAGAAAAGGCCAGAAGCAAAGAAAATTCATAAGATAGATTAAATATCTCCTAAATCAAGGAAGATGAACATTAAAACGGACAAGTCTCAGTGACAAATTGTAGAACGTTATCATTCAAGTTATAAATAATCCTCTTATTCTGTTGATGAAAAGCTCCTAATATCGACGGTCCACTTCCCGGTAGTATTGCCACGCAGAAGATATCATATAACTCATCGAAAAAATGTGCATCATTCGAGTGCACAACATATTCAGCAAACCGTTCAAAATGATATGTCATCGTCAAGAAATCATGAAAATCATGCGGTTGTTCATAACAAAGTTCAAACCCATGAGGAGAATCACTCGACCTTTCGAGCTTGTGAGAATCGTAATGAGCCTGAAATTTGTTCATcacctccaaataaacattgGTTCCATAAGCATTTTGGTTCAATGTGGTAATAGGAAATCCGGAATCAATAAAGAATCCCTGAGTCCCATCATGGCTAACTTGAAAAGTTCCCGGTGGAAATCCAATCCGATCCTGTCCAACACTTATATCTAGTAGATTCAAGTAGAAGTAAGGATTAGCCCATGCTGGTGTTACAAATGGGGTGCTCTGAAGATTTTGAGGTATAGGGATGTCACTGCCAAAATTTAGAAGAATGTCATTCTCTATTTCATCAAGCATGGAAGGCAAGCAGTAGGAGAATTTTTTCTCTATTCTATCACTCAATTGGCTCACTAACGAATCCAGTGACATGCTCATTCCCATGACCCCGGCAATATTATCATCAGCTCCAAACCTAAAGCCTTGGTTGTCATTAGAGCAACCAAAGATTATGTCATTAATGAACACCGGATCGCCTCCTCGcattgtattaaatttaaatgtttcCAAGGTGGCATAACCTTGGGTTAGCCCCCGGACATCTTCATCATGATCTCCACCACCATAAGTTACTTCGTAGATGCATTGGCCATTGACACATTGGTAGAGACCTGCTTGACAAAGAGGGTGATCGCAAGGCAGCCTTGAATAACTACTTGAAGCCCTGGGATCGTCATTGTCATATTCTAAATGGAAACAGCTTATACACGGCTCACATTGGGTCCAAATTAGGCCACCACCAGTGTCCATAAGCAGGTAACCTTGCCAGATTGGATTCCCTATGCTTACATGCACTGCGAAGTAGAAAATGTCGCGGATCATAGTAAAACGAATGTTTTCGAGGACGATTGAGGAATTCGGTGATGATTTATATTGCAGGTAGTGAGCCTTGGCTTGAGTGATGTTGATCAACCTTTGCATTCTTTCATGTTTAGTGAGATTTCCTTGATAGAGAGGAGAATTTGGGGAGTCTCTAGGAATGAGTTTTAGGCTAAACCCAATTGGTTTCGAGGAAGTAAAATGGAATTGAAAGAATGCTGTGAGGCAGAGAAGAAGAGTAATTTTCGTCATAAAAGGCTGAATTTGTGTCATTTTTTATGAGCTTGGTAGGTGAGTTTCTGCAAATGAAGCATTTGTGATATCTATTCTTATGAAGATGGGGATGTAACATGATATCTTGCCcaaattggtaaaaaaattaatgggaaaGAGAAGGGCTTATCTCTATCTTCCttgtatatgatatatatatattgtctatGCATACAGCTTTTAATGCAGGACTTGCCTTTAACATATATTAATGGATAAGCGTTACTGAGATATCAATGTATCAcaaactatttttgtttttaatgtatTACCAACtatattgattaaaataaactatgttgatatttgttttaatattttatataaactatattgatatttgttttaatattatatatatatatatatataaggtttcattttctttttttcttttttttaagatattggaaTTCAATCATTGtccaagaaaaaaacaaacttttaccATTGATGTGTCCAGTAGGAACTTAAGTTTGTTTTGCAGTTGAAATTATTTTGGCATGGTATTCacattattttacatatatatatatatatagtcatacaCTATATTGAATTAATACTAggtgaatattttattaaatataagaaAAGGTGAATGTTTTATCATTCTTCatttttgatatttcattatttttattttgataaccAGCAGTTAATAATAGCTTGTTTACACCCATTATAATTTTGGTAAGACATGGAAATTAAGTATATGCATACCTTTTATACATCGACAGATGTATTTATTACTTATCCCAAAATTATAGAAGTTAAATTTGTTTCTGGGATGCAAATGCCAAGCTCGTAAACTTAAAAGGTATTGAGATCGTACACAATCCTCTTATTTTGCAGATGCCAAGCTCCTAGTATCGATATTGCAACCCCCAGCTGGTAGTGTTACCACACAGAAAAAGCCTTTTGGATAAATAATGCGCACATATTTTGTCTCTACCAAACAATCACTTCTCGGATCAAAATGGTAATTCAAGCTCTGGGATTGActaaaacccctatggtaactTCATAACACAGAATCAAATTGGAAAGGCCTTACATGCACCCTTCGATGCCCATAACCATCGTAAAAATGCTGAAACAACCCCATCACCGCCATGTAAGCATCGCTTCCACCAGCATTCTGACTCAATAGATCTGTTATAGGAGCTCCGGAGTCGATGATGAAACCACCATTTCCATGTTGATCAAT includes the following:
- the LOC107432142 gene encoding aspartic proteinase nepenthesin-2, translating into MTQIQPFMTKITLLLCLTAFFQFHFTSSKPIGFSLKLIPRDSPNSPLYQGNLTKHERMQRLINITQAKAHYLQYKSSPNSSIVLENIRFTMIRDIFYFAVHVSIGNPIWQGYLLMDTGGGLIWTQCEPCISCFHLEYDNDDPRASSSYSRLPCDHPLCQAGLYQCVNGQCIYEVTYGGGDHDEDVRGLTQGYATLETFKFNTMRGGDPVFINDIIFGCSNDNQGFRFGADDNIAGVMGMSMSLDSLVSQLSDRIEKKFSYCLPSMLDEIENDILLNFGSDIPIPQNLQSTPFVTPAWANPYFYLNLLDISVGQDRIGFPPGTFQVSHDGTQGFFIDSGFPITTLNQNAYGTNVYLEVMNKFQAHYDSHKLERSSDSPHGFELCYEQPHDFHDFLTMTYHFERFAEYVVHSNDAHFFDELYDIFCVAILPGSGPSILGAFHQQNKRIIYNLNDNVLQFVTETCPF